The Periplaneta americana isolate PAMFEO1 chromosome 2, P.americana_PAMFEO1_priV1, whole genome shotgun sequence genome has a window encoding:
- the LOC138694654 gene encoding U11/U12 small nuclear ribonucleoprotein 25 kDa protein — translation MDSPALNSTKEESKIHEDDNSGSEPEVLSHQELLDITRKTLNDLLKRDPLLSHLPSGITLEEVQAQIALEHGQSMTVYVVRADGEEMPVVVQQQGATVMDLKRAIRRYFTLKLTRNQQSSVKISWRYVWKANWLVHEGSKLKDDNALLADIGIKNKSRVSFIKRLSQRGESR, via the exons Atg GATTCTCCCGCATTAAATTCcactaaagaagaaagtaagaTACATGAAGATGATAATTCAGGCAGTGAACCAGAAGTTTTAAGTCATCAGGAACTTCTTGATATAACAAGAAAAACCCTCAATGATTTATTAAAACGTGATCCTCTGCTCTCTCATCTTCCAAGTGGCATAACATTGGAAGAAGTTCAAGCACAGATTGCTCTTGAACATGGTCAGTCAATGACTGTTTATGTCGTCCGTGCTGATGGAGAAGAAATGCCAGTTGTG GTGCAACAGCAAGGTGCCACTGTCATGGATCTCAAGCGAGCCATCCGGAGATATTTCACTTTGAAGCTGACACGTAATCAACAGTCATCAGTGAAAATTAGCTGGCGTTATGTTTGGAAAGCCAATTGGCTTGTGCATGAAGGTTCTAAACTTAAAGATGATAATGCACTCTTAGCAGATATTGGCATAAAAAATAAATCTCGTGTTTCTTTCATTAAGAGGCTGTCTCAGAGAGGAGAATCAAGatga